In one window of Brassica rapa cultivar Chiifu-401-42 chromosome A07, CAAS_Brap_v3.01, whole genome shotgun sequence DNA:
- the LOC103829198 gene encoding vesicle transport v-SNARE 12 — protein sequence MSEVFEGYERQYCELSTNLSRKCHSASLLSHGEEKKEKLVEIKSGMDEADVLIRKMDLEARSLQPSAKAVCLSKLREYKSDLNQLKKEFKRVSSPDANQSTREELMESGMADVHAVSADQSGRLAMSMERLDQSSDRIRESRRLMLETEEVGISVVENLSQQRQTLLHAHSKLQGVDDAIDKSKKVLTAMSRRMTRNKWIVGSVIVALILAIILIISYKLSH from the exons ATGAGCGAGGTATTTGAAGGGTACGAGCGACAGTACTGCGAGCTCTCAACCAATCTCTCCAGAAAATGTCATTCTGCCTCGCTTCTCTCCCACGGAG aagagaagaaggagaagcttGTTGAGATTAAGTCTGGAATGGACGAAGCTGATGTCTTG ATCCGGAAAATGGATCTTGAGGCAAGAAGTTTGCAGCCGAGTGCTAAAGCTGTGTGTCTCTCTAAACTAAGAGAGTATAAATCTGATTTGAACCAACTGAAGAAAGAATTCAAACGAGTGTCTTCCCCAGATGCTAACCAATCTACACGTGAAGAACTTATGGAATCTGGAATGGCTGATGTGCATGCG GTATCAGCTGATCAGAGTGGGAGATTGGCAATGTCAATGGAGAGGCTTGACCAATCAAGCGACAGAATCAGGGAGAGTAGAAGACTAATGCTGGAGACAGAAGAGGTTGGCATCTCAGTTGTTGAGAATCTCAGTCAGCAACGCCAAACCCTCCTTCACGCTCACTCTAAG CTTCAGGGTGTGGATGATGCCATTGACAAGAGCAAGAAAGTGTTGACTGCTATGTCTAGAAGAATGACGAGGAACAAATGGATCGTTGGTTCGGTCATCGTGGCTCTCATTCTCGCCATCATCTTGATCATCTCATACAAGCTTTCTCATTGA
- the LOC103829197 gene encoding mediator of RNA polymerase II transcription subunit 10b, translated as MEPGQNTSAAGIGGSNGTTTMGYQTNDGTATASEDSKENLNQVINSIQKTLGLLHQLHLTVSSFTPASQLHLLQRLNSLVSELNSMTKLSEKCNIQVPMEVLSLIDDGKNPDEFTRDVINSCVARNQVTKGKTDAFKDLRKHILEELEETFPDEVDKYREIRAASAAEAKRVAQSQSVLPNGDAKVKSEL; from the exons ATGGAACCAGGACAGAACACAAGCGCAGCAGGGATTGGTGGAAGCAACGGTACAACTACGATGGGATATCAAACCAATGATGGAACTGCCACTGCGTCTGAAGATTCAAAGGAGAATCTGAACCAAGTCATAAACTCGATTCAGAAGACTTTGGGACTCCTTCATCAGCTACACCTTACTGTCTCCTCTTTCACCCCCGCTTCTCAGCTTCATCTCCTCCAGCGCCT CAATTCTCTGGTGTCGGAGTTGAATAGCATGACTAAGTTGTCCGAGAAATGCAACATTCAAGTCCCCATGGAAGTTCtaag CTTGATTGATGATGGGAAGAACCCGGACGAGTTTACAAGGGATGTTATTAATAGCTGCGTTGCCAGGAATCAAGTTACAAAGGGCAAGACTGATGCTTTCAAG GATTTGAGAAAACATATACTGGAGGAGCTTGAAGAGACTTTCCCTGATGAAGTTGATAAGTATAGAGAGATCCGTGCTGCTTCTGCCGCT GAAGCAAAACGGGTGGCTCAATCGCAAAGTGTGTTACCCAATGGGGATGCCAAGGTCAAGAGCGAGCTATAA